Within Flagellimonas maritima, the genomic segment GGGTTTGGACCCTAAAAATTTCTATGCTTTTACTGTATCTAGACTCACGTATTGGAAACGCGTAGACCGTGCAATAGGTTTAATTGAAAAGTTTGCCAAGAAACATCCAAAGCTTCATCTCATAGTTGTAGGCGAAGGAGAACACAAATTAGATTTGATTGAATTAGCAGAAAGCAAAGGAGTTTCGGATAAGGTTCATTTTATAGGTGCACAGAGCAGGGAAAAAGTTGCCGAACTCATGCAAGCGTTGGATGTCTTTTTGTCACTTTACGATGTTAGTAATTTAGGAAATCCTTTGTTTGAGGCAATGATATGTGGACAATGCATTATAACATTAGATAATGGCACTACCAAAGAAGTTATAGAACACAATAAGAATGGTATTATAGTTTCTCCCGATAACAAATCTGACCTTCAAAAGGAATTCGAAACTTTACTGATGAACGAAGAAAAAAGAATTCGTCTAAAAAAAACCGCTAAAGCCTGGGCCGAAAGAAATCTACAAAGCTGGTCCAATAGGATGAAAAAAGAAATTGACTGGATTCAAAACGGTCCATAGCGTAGATGAAAATGACGTTTTATTTACTTTTTCTGGCTTCAAAAAGCTCAAACAGCACCAAAGGAAAAACCAATTTTTTTATGGTTTTTACTTCTAGCTTTTGTTTAAATTCGTTTTTAATCTTAGAAATATTGGTGACGTGATAGTCACCGGTAAAACGCTGCCCGGCTATCTTTCTTCCTATTTTGTACAAAATATTCTCCGTAGGCCCAGAAATGATTATTACACCATCCTCGGCCAATAAACCTTTAAAACAATCAATATAATCCTGCAAATTTTCAATGTGTTCCAATACATCAAGAGCAAAAATAACATCATAGGATTTTTGAGGAAGATTTAGCGCTAGAATATCACCTTTAATAAATTCAATATTGGAAGGAAAATTTACTTTTTCCCTAATAAGTTCCAATGGTCTGAACTCTATGTCCACTCCCGTAACATTATATCCGTTTTTTGCTAAAAGATAACTAAGTACTCCAGAACCGCAACCAAAATCCAATGCTTTTTTGGTGCCCGAGTTTTTTTGTGAATGGTTAAAAGCTACTTGTACTCTTTTCCAGAAAAGATGGTCTATTAAGATATTTTTATGTGCGTAAGCAGGAAATGCAGCTTCATCCAACTCATAATTTTGAGTTGTTTTAAGGATATTATGGAATGTATTTTTAAACTTCTTTTTTACATCTTTGAAAGATTTCATTTACACTATGTTTTATGTTAATAGATTTATATTGGTTTCAGTCAGGTGTTTGGTAAAGTGAATAATTTTTATTTTCATAAACCTTAATAAACAATTTGTTTAAAATTAATTTTATACGTCCTGAAAATTTAGATTTATTCAATACAACATAATCAACATGATACTTTTCAATAACTTCACGAACGAAGTTCTCATCACTATCATTTGAAAAGAAATGAAGAACTTCAATCTTTTTTTCATTTATCGGTACCAAATCAATTGTACCATTGAACTTTATTATAGGAACATTAATTTTTTTGAATTGTGCCATGTCTGAACACGTCATTTGATCTGAATATACGGTACTCCCTGATGGTATTTGTTTGACGATTTCTGATATTATTGGAACCTTATGTCCAATATCCCTATCAGCTATTTGGGTTATAGCTATCATATAAACCACAGCAATTACAGAAAATAGTTTTATTGATTTAGATAGTGCACTATTATTTGCTAAAATCTTTATGTCCTTGATTAGAATATAGAATCCATAGGCAAAAATACAAGAGTACATCGGGACTCTTAACATTCTAACGATTGCAGGATATGAAATCAATTTTCCTAAAAAGGGAACAATAATGGGGTTGAAAACGATAAGTAAAGGAAAAATTATACTAGCAGTAAGAAGAGACGTTGTCAAGATTACCGAGTTATTGTCTTTTCTTTTTCTTATAAATAAGTATATGGCAATACAAAGGGCTAATAACATCCCCCATTTACCATAGCGTCCTATAGGAAAAGCATAAAAACCTTCAGAGAATTCCACAAAGCGATAATGGGATTTCCAAATATCATCTGAAGCTTTTTGAATAAAGCTCAAGTTTGGAGATAGTTTAAGATACAATAATGGTAGAGAAGAAACAATAAGAAAAATAAGTAGGATTAAATACTTTTTGAACGATTCTCGCCAGTCTTTGCAAAATAAATTTAATATAAAAGCTCCTCCCAATAATAACAAAGTAAACAAAAAACCACTTTGATGCACAAAGAAAAATGTATTGATACATAAAATAGAAAGCACAAGACTCTTAATATGGCCTTTCTTTAGATAATCTATAGAAACACTTAACATTAGAGGCAGTATTAGATAGAAGTAAAATCTATTTGGGTATACTAATGCGTCAGTTAAGGTCGCATTTAGCAAACCAGGCATTGTAGTAGAACAAATAAAGAATGATATAATAAAAAATCTTACCAATTTCCTATCATCTGAAAGTGATCTGAATAAATCATAAGATACAAGTGGTACAAATAGAATAAATATTGGAGTAGAATAATGCCAGATGATATCTAAGGATATACCTGAATCCATATTGAACATTGCCAACAGTACATAGTAGGCATCATAAGTATGATCTGGAATTATAGGATAATCGAATAGACTATAAAAAGGAAACACCAAGTTTTTCTCACTTATAAGATTCTGAATACCTTGAAGATGAATCGAGGCGTCACCCCTAGGATACCATTCAGAGTATAGGGATATAACAAAGAGCCCGATGATGATAACATTTAGTAAAATTAAATCCTTAAAGGAGTCCGAATAAATGTTAATCTTAGGTGGATATGAAAATATCTTCTTTTGTCTAGCCCTATATAAAAAAAATATAACACCGACCACGTTGATTAAAAGAATCACTGTTTTAATACTCTCAAGGGAAGCATTGGTCAAATATCCAAGAAATGAGACAAAGCTGAACAGAATAAATCCACACGGAAAACACACACAGATATTTTTATAAATTTTCCGTTCAGAATTAACTAGGGTCACTAGGATAGCACCAGGGATCAATAGATACCATATAACATTTCCTAAAATTGAAAAAAGCCAACCTATTGAAAAAGTCAATTCCAAAGTTTATAAACTTATAGTTATCGTAATCATTATTCCCTCTATTAGTAGGTTTAAGTCATTTTTGACTCAATCTTTGACCTAATCACTAGTTGATTGGTTATATAGGATTTCTTATCTAAATATGAAAGCATAAAGAGTATACTACAAAGAAAATATAGATTTGGTGTCAAAGCATATCTAATGTCGATATAGGGGAAGACTGACATTACCGCTACAACATAAAGAGGTAAACCAACAACAGTCAATTTATATGTTAAAGTGCGCTTGGCATTTCCAATAAAGAAAGGAGCTAGAAAAAGCCAGATATAAAAAAGTTCTGTTCCATATTTAGATTCTTGATTCGTGGTGTACCTTTTCAATCTCCATAGATATCCATTCCACGCCAGATC encodes:
- a CDS encoding class I SAM-dependent methyltransferase — its product is MKSFKDVKKKFKNTFHNILKTTQNYELDEAAFPAYAHKNILIDHLFWKRVQVAFNHSQKNSGTKKALDFGCGSGVLSYLLAKNGYNVTGVDIEFRPLELIREKVNFPSNIEFIKGDILALNLPQKSYDVIFALDVLEHIENLQDYIDCFKGLLAEDGVIIISGPTENILYKIGRKIAGQRFTGDYHVTNISKIKNEFKQKLEVKTIKKLVFPLVLFELFEARKSK